A single genomic interval of Electrophorus electricus isolate fEleEle1 chromosome 4, fEleEle1.pri, whole genome shotgun sequence harbors:
- the clmpb gene encoding CXADR-like membrane protein, with protein MSATFRSLFLVLLGAISTRAQTEMKKVVGENATLPCHYQFRPQTGQTLDIEWILQKPNFKQRVIITFFNNEVYTNDDPAGRLSFSGDYLNGDASLLITDLQLSDSSEYHCKVKTGGKYLWSQVNLVVLVKPSKPRCWMEGRLLEGSDVRLSCKSADGSEPINYKWERVLDKGKNAGKLPPLALVDLRNPEIVTLRNLTQESSGAYRCTASNDVGEESCIIEVTMQYVRGIGVVAGAVVGVSFGVLIIILIIWLVLRKKEKKKYEEEETPNEIREDAEAPKAKLVKPNSLSSSRSGSSRSGASSTQSMVHNSAPRSHRPRPPPIATLRENGQPPEYTQSSPGYTQAGSKTPEPPATPKYRPPNPGTGLTVPLGGLMPPQSKAFQTV; from the exons tgctGCTAGGCGCGATCTCCACCCGCGCTCAGACGGAGATGAAGAAGGTGGTGGGGGAGAACGCTACGCTGCCCTGTCATTACCAGTTCCGCCCGCAGACAGGGCAGACGCTGGACATCGAGTGGATCCTGCAGAAACCCAACTTCAAGCAGCGCGTG ATCATCACATTCTTCAATAATGAGGTCTACACCAACGACGATCCGGCCGGACGCCTCTCCTTCTCCGGCGACTACCTGAACGGCGACGCCTCGCTGCTCATCACCGACCTGCAGCTTAGCGATTCATCTGAGTACCACTGCAAGGTGAAGACGGGGGGCAAGTACCTCTGGAGCCAAGTCAACCTCGTCGTCCTGG TAAAACCATCCAAGCCTCGCTGTTGGATGGAGGGCCGTCTCCTGGAGGGTAGTGACGTTCGCCTGAGCTGCAAATCGGCCGACGGCTCGGAGCCCATCAACTACAAGTGGGAGAGAGTCCTGGACAAGGGCAAGAATGCTGGCAAGCTGCCCCCTCTGGCCCTGGTCG acctgAGGAACCCAGAGATCGTGACATTGCGGAACCTAACTCAGGAGAGCTCCGGTGCCTACAGGTGCACTGCCAGTAACGATGTGGGTGAGGAGAGCTGCATCATCGAAGTCACCATGCAGT acgtgcGAGGCATAGGCGTGGTGGCTGGTGCTGTGGTGGGCGTGTCCTTTGGCGTCCTCATCATCATTCTCATCATCTGGCTGGTGTTGCgtaagaaagagaagaagaagtatgaggaagaggagacacCCAACGAGATCAG ggAGGATGCAGAGGCTCCCAAAGCCAAGCTGGTGAAGCCCAACTCCCTCTCGTCCTCTCGCTCGGGCAGCTCACGTTCAGGAGCCTCCTCCACTCAGTCCATGGTGCACAACAGTGCCCCACGCAGCCACCGCCCACGGCCCCCACCCATTGCCACCCTCAGGGAGAACGGGCAGCCGCCCGAATACACACAGTCATCCCCGGGCTACACGCAAGCGGGGTCCAAGACCCCAGAGCCGCCCGCCACCCCCAAGTACAGGCCGCCTAACCCGGGCACGGGCCTGACCGTGCCCCTGGGGGGTCTGATGCCCCCACAGAGCAAGGCCTTTCAGACTGTGTAG